A genomic region of Macaca thibetana thibetana isolate TM-01 chromosome 14, ASM2454274v1, whole genome shotgun sequence contains the following coding sequences:
- the LOC126934814 gene encoding LOW QUALITY PROTEIN: olfactory receptor 8B3-like (The sequence of the model RefSeq protein was modified relative to this genomic sequence to represent the inferred CDS: inserted 1 base in 1 codon) has protein sequence MVPGNDSLVTEFILEGLTHQPDLQFSLFFQFLVIYVVTLLGDLGLVTLIGLNSHLHTPMYFFLFNLSFIDLCYSSVFTPKMLINFISEKNIISYKGCMTQLFFYCFFIISECYVLMSMAYDRYMAICNPLLYHIAVSPTVCSSLMFGSYLMAFSGAMAHTGCXRLTFCDANTINHYLCDILPLLQLSCTGTYINELVVFIVVGINIIVPTVTIFISYGFLLSSILHISSKEVRSKAFSTCSSHIIAVSLFFGSGAFMYLKPSSAESMDKRKISSVVYTNVVPMLNPLIYSLRNKDVKFALRKALRSRKL, from the exons ATGGTACCTGGAAATGACTCTTTGGTGACTGAATTCATTCTGGAGGGATTAACACATCAGCCAGATCTCCAATTCTCTCTGTTCTTCCAGTTTCTAGTAATCTATGTGGTCACTCTGTTGGGAGACTTGGGCTTGGTAACTCTAATTGGACTGAACTCACACCTTCACACCCCCATGTACTTTTTCCTCTTTAACTTGTCCTTCATAGATCTCTGTTATTCTTCTGTGTTTACACCCAAAATGCTGATTAACTTTATTTCAGAGAAGAACATTATCTCCTACAAGGGGTGCATGACCCaacttttcttttactgttttttcattatttctgaatGTTACGTGCTGATGTCAATGGCCTATGATCGCTATATGGCCATCTGTAATCCACTTCTGTATCACATTGCCGTGTCTCCTACAGTGTGTTCCAGCCTTATGTTTGGTTCATACTTGATGGCCTTTTCTGGGGCCATGGCCCACACTGGAT TGAGACTGACTTTCTGTGATGCTAACACTATCAATCACTACTTATGTGACATCCTGCCTCTGCTCCAGCTCTCCTGCACTGGCACCTACATCAATGAGCTGGTGGTTTTCATTGTGGTGGGCATCAACATCATTGTGCCCACTGTTACCATCTTTATCTCTTATGGTTTCCTCCTCTCCAGCATCCTCCATATCAGCTCCAAGGAGGTCAGGTCCAAAGCCTTCAGCACTTGCAGTTCCCACATAATTGCTGTTTCTCTGTTCTTTGGATCAGGTGCATTTATGTATCTCAAACCATCTTCTGCTGAGTCCATGGATAAGAGAAAAATCTCTTCTGTCGTTTATACAAATGTGGTTCCCATGTTGAACCCCTTAATCTACAGTCTGAGGAACAAAGATGTTAAATTTGCCCTAAGAAAAGCCCTGAGAAGCAGGAAACTTTGA